The following are encoded together in the Robertmurraya sp. FSL R5-0851 genome:
- a CDS encoding D-alanyl-D-alanine carboxypeptidase family protein produces MFKKLSFIFLTILALSSNQVFADEMDELSIISDSVILMDSQSNAVLYSKNEHERMYPASLTKIATAIYAIQSAKVDEIVKVNNEAIEVEGTKVYLNEGEEVTLKKLIQGMLINSGNDAAAAIALHIDGSMDTYEKHINEFLRNEVGVKDTHFTNPHGLFDENHYTTAYDLGLITNYALKNETFKEIFGTKDLEWDGQSWDTTLLTHHLLLKGEIPFEGITGGKTGFVNESRQTLATTASNGQLGLTVIGLGATYKRDIYNDTINLLSFGFSNFKTSTIPVNTTFENEKDKFVVTDPLYITEPLTDSTVVDVTKEGDLTVYDSSNNKIQTISLAKYKIKTSPKTASIIGETKPSDKSTPIMMKAISIGLGFALIGAFLGMWRNRILNG; encoded by the coding sequence GTGTTTAAAAAACTATCTTTTATTTTTCTAACTATCCTTGCATTAAGTTCAAATCAAGTGTTTGCTGACGAAATGGACGAGCTGTCCATTATAAGCGATTCGGTAATATTAATGGACTCACAATCCAATGCGGTCCTTTACTCAAAAAACGAGCATGAACGTATGTATCCTGCTAGTTTAACAAAAATTGCAACTGCCATTTACGCAATTCAATCTGCAAAAGTAGATGAAATAGTAAAAGTAAATAATGAGGCTATTGAAGTTGAGGGAACAAAAGTATATTTAAATGAGGGAGAAGAAGTTACACTAAAGAAATTAATTCAAGGGATGCTTATTAATTCAGGAAATGATGCAGCTGCAGCTATTGCCCTTCATATTGACGGCAGTATGGACACATACGAAAAACACATCAATGAATTTCTAAGAAATGAGGTTGGTGTTAAGGATACTCATTTCACGAACCCGCATGGACTTTTTGATGAAAACCACTATACAACAGCGTATGATTTAGGGCTAATCACGAATTACGCACTAAAGAATGAAACATTTAAAGAAATTTTCGGAACAAAAGATTTGGAATGGGATGGTCAATCATGGGATACAACCTTACTAACACATCATTTACTACTGAAGGGAGAAATTCCATTCGAAGGTATTACAGGTGGTAAGACGGGTTTTGTGAATGAATCAAGGCAAACGTTAGCAACAACTGCTTCTAATGGTCAACTTGGATTAACAGTCATTGGTTTAGGGGCAACGTATAAACGTGATATATATAATGATACAATTAATTTGCTAAGCTTTGGATTTTCTAACTTTAAAACTTCAACAATTCCTGTGAATACAACTTTTGAAAATGAGAAGGATAAGTTTGTTGTGACAGATCCGTTATATATAACAGAGCCTCTTACTGATTCTACTGTAGTAGATGTAACAAAAGAGGGAGACTTAACCGTATATGATTCCTCGAACAACAAGATTCAAACGATCTCTTTAGCAAAATATAAAATCAAAACTTCTCCAAAGACTGCTTCTATCATAGGAGAAACCAAACCAAGTGATAAATCTACACCTATTATGATGAAAGCCATATCAATTGGATTAGGATTTGCGTTAATTGGAGCATTCTTAGGAATGTGGAGAAACCGTATTTTGAATGGATGA
- a CDS encoding cupredoxin domain-containing protein translates to MQFLVVKKRSLIFSLLLLGLVFSASLWIYLNMGSEAVVQTSVNDSTREIHLVTGEFEATTKDGKEIEAYRFDPGTIFLQKGEKVKLKIMGINGANHPFIIEGTDISGKILQGEETELDLQFQKKGVYRLVCLTHHDSDSNGPMTAYIVVN, encoded by the coding sequence ATGCAGTTTCTAGTAGTCAAAAAACGTTCTCTAATATTTTCACTTCTTTTGTTAGGTTTGGTTTTCTCCGCCTCCCTTTGGATTTATTTAAACATGGGAAGCGAGGCAGTCGTTCAAACATCAGTAAATGATTCTACGAGAGAAATTCATTTAGTCACTGGCGAGTTTGAAGCGACTACTAAAGATGGAAAAGAAATTGAAGCCTATCGCTTTGACCCGGGGACCATCTTTCTACAAAAGGGTGAGAAGGTAAAATTAAAGATTATGGGAATAAACGGTGCTAATCATCCATTTATTATTGAAGGCACAGACATTAGCGGTAAAATTCTTCAAGGAGAAGAAACTGAACTAGATCTTCAGTTTCAAAAGAAGGGTGTCTATCGATTGGTTTGCTTAACCCACCATGATTCAGATTCAAACGGACCAATGACAGCCTATATCGTTGTAAATTAA
- the pflB gene encoding formate C-acetyltransferase, producing MEQWKGFSEGTWSKEVNVRDFILRNFKTYEGNDSFLAGPTEATTKLWDQVMDLTKQERENGGVLDMDTEIVSTIVSHGAGYLNQDLEKVVGVQTDKPFKRSLQPFGGIRMAQQSCESYGFELNKDVEKIFTDYRKTHNQGVFDAYTDEMKMARKVGIITGLPDAYGRGRIIGDYRRIALYGVDFLIQEKKKDLAGTTSVMKESVIQLREELSEQVRALNELKKLAASYGFDISRPATTATEAFQWLYFGYLAAIKEQNGAAMSLGRVSTFLDIYIERDLENGVLTEQEAQELVDHFVMKLRLVKFARTPDYNELFSGDPTWVTESIGGVANDGRALVTKNSFRFLHTLTNLGPAPEPNLTVLWSTRLPEGFKKFCAKMSIETSSIQYENDDIMRPEWGDDYGIACCVSAMEIGKQMQFFGARANLAKALLYAINGGKDEKHKLQVAPEFSPITSEVLDYEEVMAKFDSTIDWLAGLYINTLNIIHYMHDKYSYERIEMALHDTNILRTMATGIAGLSVVADSLSAIKYAQVRPVRDENGIAVDFEIEGDFPKYGNNDDRVDSIAVDLVERFMKKLKKHETYRNSMTTMSILTITSNVVYGKKTGNTPDGRRAGEPFAPGANPMHGRDTKGTLASLASVAKLPYAYSLDGISNTFSIVPKALGKDDDSRELNLVSILDGYSIKQGHHLNVNVFNRETLLDAMEHPEEYPQLTIRVSGYAVNFIKLTREQQMDVINRTFHGSL from the coding sequence ATGGAACAGTGGAAAGGTTTTTCAGAAGGCACTTGGAGTAAAGAAGTAAACGTTAGAGACTTTATACTAAGAAACTTTAAAACGTACGAAGGAAATGATTCCTTCCTTGCAGGCCCTACTGAGGCAACAACAAAATTATGGGATCAAGTAATGGATTTAACAAAACAAGAAAGAGAAAACGGTGGCGTCCTTGATATGGATACCGAAATCGTATCTACCATTGTTTCTCATGGCGCAGGCTACTTAAATCAAGATTTAGAAAAAGTAGTGGGTGTCCAAACTGACAAACCGTTCAAACGCTCCCTACAGCCATTTGGCGGAATTCGTATGGCACAACAATCATGTGAATCTTATGGTTTTGAGTTAAATAAGGATGTTGAAAAAATCTTTACTGACTATCGTAAAACACATAACCAAGGTGTATTCGATGCTTACACCGATGAAATGAAAATGGCACGTAAGGTTGGTATCATTACAGGTTTACCGGATGCATACGGACGTGGCCGTATTATCGGTGACTACCGACGTATTGCTTTATATGGTGTAGACTTCTTAATTCAAGAAAAGAAAAAGGATCTAGCTGGTACTACTTCAGTTATGAAGGAATCTGTTATTCAGCTTCGTGAAGAATTGTCAGAGCAGGTTCGTGCCCTTAACGAATTAAAAAAATTAGCTGCAAGCTACGGATTTGATATTTCTAGACCAGCTACTACAGCTACAGAAGCTTTCCAATGGCTATACTTTGGATACTTGGCAGCAATTAAAGAACAAAACGGAGCTGCAATGAGTCTAGGGCGCGTTTCAACTTTCTTAGATATTTATATTGAAAGAGATTTAGAAAACGGTGTACTTACAGAGCAAGAGGCACAAGAATTGGTTGATCACTTCGTTATGAAGCTACGTCTTGTAAAATTTGCTCGTACTCCTGACTATAACGAACTATTTAGTGGAGACCCAACGTGGGTAACGGAGTCAATCGGTGGTGTAGCAAATGACGGACGTGCATTAGTAACGAAAAACTCTTTCCGTTTCTTGCATACTCTTACTAATCTAGGACCGGCACCAGAACCAAACTTAACAGTACTTTGGTCTACTCGCCTTCCTGAAGGCTTCAAAAAGTTCTGTGCGAAAATGTCAATCGAAACAAGTTCAATTCAATATGAAAATGACGATATTATGCGCCCAGAATGGGGCGATGATTACGGAATTGCATGCTGTGTATCAGCAATGGAAATTGGTAAGCAAATGCAGTTCTTCGGTGCTCGTGCAAACCTTGCAAAAGCACTGCTATATGCGATCAATGGTGGTAAAGACGAAAAACATAAACTTCAAGTAGCTCCAGAGTTCTCCCCTATCACTTCTGAAGTACTAGACTATGAAGAAGTAATGGCGAAATTTGATTCTACCATAGATTGGTTAGCTGGTCTTTACATTAATACACTAAACATCATCCACTATATGCATGATAAGTATAGCTATGAAAGAATTGAGATGGCTCTTCACGATACAAACATTCTTCGTACTATGGCAACAGGTATTGCTGGACTAAGTGTTGTTGCTGACTCATTAAGTGCGATAAAATACGCTCAAGTTCGTCCCGTTCGTGACGAAAACGGTATTGCTGTTGACTTTGAAATAGAAGGCGACTTCCCTAAATACGGAAACAATGATGATCGCGTGGACAGCATCGCTGTTGATTTAGTTGAGCGTTTCATGAAAAAGCTTAAAAAACACGAAACATATAGAAACTCTATGACTACTATGTCTATTTTAACAATCACTTCTAACGTGGTGTATGGTAAGAAAACAGGTAACACACCTGATGGTCGTCGCGCTGGTGAGCCATTTGCTCCTGGTGCAAACCCGATGCATGGTCGTGATACAAAAGGAACTCTAGCTTCTCTTGCATCTGTTGCTAAGCTTCCTTATGCTTACTCATTAGACGGTATTTCAAATACTTTCTCAATTGTACCAAAAGCCTTAGGGAAAGATGACGACAGCCGTGAACTGAATCTTGTAAGTATTCTTGATGGTTATTCAATTAAGCAAGGACATCACTTAAACGTAAACGTATTTAATCGTGAAACATTGCTTGATGCTATGGAGCACCCAGAAGAATATCCACAATTAACGATTCGTGTATCTGGTTACGCAGTTAACTTTATTAAGTTAACAAGAGAACAACAAATGGATGTTATAAACAGAACATTCCATGGTTCACTATAA
- the pflA gene encoding pyruvate formate-lyase-activating protein, with translation MNGNIHSIETFGTVDGPGIRYVVFTQGCLLRCQFCHNADTWEIGTGKQMSVSEIIDDLKTYLPFIESSGGGITVSGGEPLLQIPFLIELFKECKKLGIHTTIDSSGGCFSHAEHFQVNLKELLKYTDLILLDIKHIDRKKHISLTGMANEHILEFAQFLSAHQVAVWIRHVLVPTISNDLDDLKKLGDFIGTLSNVKKVEVLPYHELGVYKWEALGMEYPLKGIQPPSDEEAQKALELLTASVKYA, from the coding sequence ATGAACGGAAACATTCATTCAATCGAAACATTTGGAACAGTAGACGGACCTGGAATTCGCTATGTCGTATTTACACAAGGCTGCTTGCTTCGTTGCCAATTTTGTCATAATGCGGATACTTGGGAAATCGGAACTGGAAAACAGATGTCTGTTTCCGAAATCATCGATGATTTAAAAACATACTTACCTTTCATCGAGTCATCAGGTGGTGGAATTACTGTTAGCGGTGGTGAACCGCTTCTACAAATTCCATTTTTAATAGAACTCTTTAAAGAATGTAAAAAGCTAGGGATTCACACAACTATTGATTCTTCGGGCGGTTGTTTCTCACACGCGGAACACTTTCAAGTAAATCTTAAAGAATTATTAAAATACACTGACTTAATTCTACTTGATATCAAACATATTGACAGAAAGAAGCATATTTCCTTAACCGGAATGGCAAATGAACATATACTTGAATTTGCTCAATTCTTATCCGCTCATCAAGTTGCTGTATGGATACGACATGTTCTTGTACCAACCATTTCAAATGATCTTGACGATCTAAAAAAACTTGGGGATTTTATTGGTACACTTTCGAATGTTAAAAAGGTCGAAGTTCTTCCATATCATGAACTTGGAGTATATAAATGGGAAGCTCTTGGGATGGAGTATCCATTAAAAGGTATTCAACCACCAAGTGATGAAGAAGCCCAAAAGGCTCTTGAACTTTTAACTGCTTCAGTAAAATATGCATAA
- the nadE gene encoding ammonia-dependent NAD(+) synthetase, translated as MRNIQSLIINELHVKPSIDARQEVNERIAFLKAYVKKTTAKGLVLGISGGQDSTLAGRLSQLAVEELRQEGYECKFIAVRLPYGIQQDEDDAQSSLKFIQPDEEFVFNIKEAVDAVKFEYDQKTAGEPLRDYHKGNVKARMRMIAQYAIGGQEGLLVVGTDHAAEAVTGFFTKYGDGGADLLPLSGLSKRQGRELLKELGASERLYLKVPTADLLDQKPGQADEMELGITYEELDDFLEGKEVANEVAEKIEQRFLITEHKRRPPTTMFDDWWK; from the coding sequence TTGAGAAATATTCAAAGTCTTATAATAAATGAGTTACATGTGAAGCCTTCTATTGACGCTCGCCAAGAGGTGAACGAACGCATTGCTTTTTTAAAGGCATACGTGAAGAAAACAACCGCAAAAGGTTTAGTATTAGGGATTAGTGGGGGACAAGACAGCACGCTAGCTGGTAGGCTATCTCAATTAGCGGTGGAAGAATTAAGGCAAGAAGGCTATGAATGTAAGTTTATTGCTGTCCGTTTACCATACGGTATTCAGCAAGATGAAGATGATGCTCAAAGCTCCCTTAAGTTTATACAGCCGGATGAGGAATTCGTTTTTAATATTAAGGAAGCAGTAGATGCAGTAAAGTTTGAATATGATCAAAAAACAGCAGGAGAACCGTTACGTGATTATCATAAGGGGAACGTAAAAGCGAGAATGCGAATGATTGCCCAATATGCAATCGGAGGGCAGGAAGGCTTACTGGTTGTTGGAACTGACCACGCAGCTGAAGCTGTTACAGGATTCTTTACAAAATATGGTGATGGGGGAGCAGATTTGCTGCCACTATCTGGACTCTCAAAGAGACAAGGACGCGAGCTACTAAAAGAACTCGGTGCAAGTGAACGTCTTTATTTAAAAGTCCCAACAGCTGATTTATTAGATCAAAAGCCAGGTCAAGCAGATGAAATGGAACTAGGAATTACATATGAAGAACTAGATGATTTTCTTGAAGGAAAAGAAGTGGCGAATGAGGTAGCAGAAAAAATTGAACAGAGATTTCTCATAACAGAACATAAACGTCGCCCGCCAACAACGATGTTTGATGATTGGTGGAAATAA
- a CDS encoding nicotinate phosphoribosyltransferase, whose translation MKRDYPDDSLTLHTDLYQINMAETYWEDGIHNKKAVFDLYFRNLPFGNGYAIFAGLEKVIDYIRGFRFSDSDIEYLREVAHYKEDFLDYLKTLTFTGNIRSMVEGEIAFGNEPLLRVEAPLAEAQLIETALLNIINYQTLIATKASRIKQVIGDGVGMEFGTRRAQEMDAAIWGTRAAYIGGFQATSNVRAGKMFGIPVAGTHAHSLVQAYKDEYIAFHKYARRHKDCVFLVDTYDTLRSGVPNAIKVAKELGDKINFLGIRLDSGDLAYLSKKAREMLDNAGFSETKIIASNDLDEYTIINLKAQGAMIDTWGVGTKLITAYDQAALGAVYKLVAIEGENGELVDTIKISGNPEKVSTPGLKRVYRIINNENHKSEGDYITMDEEHPEAESRIKMFHPVHTYISKFITNFTAKDLHEDIFINGEQVYEVPSLVEMQNYAKENLKLLWEEYTRALNPEEYPVDLSQKCWDNKMRNIAEVKANIKSQNIR comes from the coding sequence ATGAAACGTGACTATCCAGACGATAGCTTGACCTTACATACGGATTTGTACCAAATCAATATGGCAGAAACTTATTGGGAGGATGGGATACACAACAAGAAAGCAGTATTTGACTTATATTTTAGAAATTTGCCTTTTGGAAATGGCTATGCTATTTTTGCAGGCTTAGAAAAAGTCATTGATTACATAAGAGGATTTCGTTTTTCAGATAGCGATATTGAATATTTAAGAGAAGTTGCTCATTATAAGGAAGACTTTCTTGATTATTTAAAAACGTTAACCTTTACAGGGAATATTCGTTCCATGGTCGAAGGGGAAATTGCTTTTGGAAATGAGCCGTTATTAAGAGTGGAAGCTCCATTAGCAGAGGCTCAGCTAATTGAAACGGCACTTCTTAATATTATAAATTATCAAACGTTAATTGCAACGAAGGCGTCGAGGATTAAACAAGTGATCGGTGATGGAGTGGGAATGGAGTTTGGTACTAGAAGGGCTCAAGAAATGGATGCGGCTATTTGGGGTACAAGAGCAGCTTATATTGGAGGTTTCCAGGCTACCTCTAATGTTCGTGCAGGAAAGATGTTTGGCATACCAGTAGCTGGCACCCATGCTCACTCTTTGGTCCAAGCATATAAAGATGAGTATATTGCTTTTCATAAATACGCTCGTAGACATAAGGACTGTGTGTTTTTAGTAGATACATACGACACACTACGATCAGGTGTACCAAATGCGATAAAGGTTGCTAAGGAACTTGGTGATAAAATTAATTTTCTTGGTATTCGTCTCGATAGTGGAGACCTTGCGTATCTCTCAAAAAAAGCTCGTGAAATGCTTGATAATGCTGGTTTCTCGGAGACAAAAATTATTGCCTCAAACGATCTTGATGAGTACACCATCATTAACTTAAAAGCTCAGGGAGCTATGATTGATACGTGGGGAGTAGGTACAAAGTTAATCACTGCATATGACCAAGCCGCATTAGGTGCTGTTTATAAGCTCGTGGCCATTGAGGGTGAGAATGGAGAGCTTGTTGATACAATTAAAATTAGTGGTAATCCTGAAAAGGTATCTACCCCTGGTCTAAAGAGGGTATACCGGATTATTAATAATGAAAACCATAAATCTGAAGGCGATTATATTACGATGGATGAGGAACATCCGGAAGCAGAGTCTAGAATTAAAATGTTTCATCCCGTTCACACCTATATTAGTAAATTCATTACGAATTTCACAGCAAAGGACCTTCACGAGGATATCTTTATTAACGGAGAGCAAGTATATGAGGTACCAAGTTTGGTTGAAATGCAAAATTATGCAAAAGAAAATCTCAAACTGCTTTGGGAGGAGTATACAAGAGCGCTAAACCCAGAGGAATACCCAGTGGACTTGAGTCAAAAATGTTGGGATAACAAAATGAGAAATATAGCAGAGGTTAAGGCGAATATTAAATCTCAAAATATAAGATAA
- the yidC gene encoding membrane protein insertase YidC: protein MSEFFQTVFVNTFSTAIHAIAMIFNGSFGLSIIFLTLIVRLLLMPLMLKQYKSQQQMKEKMEALKPELDTIQAKIKNTKDSKEQQKLQQEMMGLYQKHGVNPLAMGCLPMLIQMPILMGFYYAIRGSHEIATHSFLWFNLGESDIWITAIAGIVYYLQFKVSMSNISGDQQKQMKFMGLLSPIMIVMFSLNAPAALPLYWAVGGTFLIIQTLIGKKLYQTPAPSLTANTEKA from the coding sequence ATGAGTGAATTTTTTCAAACAGTATTTGTAAACACCTTTTCAACCGCCATTCATGCCATTGCAATGATTTTTAACGGCAGCTTCGGTTTATCCATTATATTTCTTACATTAATTGTCCGACTTCTACTTATGCCACTTATGCTTAAGCAGTACAAAAGTCAGCAGCAGATGAAAGAGAAAATGGAGGCACTCAAGCCTGAATTAGATACGATCCAAGCAAAAATAAAGAATACAAAAGATAGCAAAGAGCAACAAAAGCTGCAGCAAGAAATGATGGGTTTATACCAAAAACACGGAGTAAATCCGTTAGCGATGGGTTGTCTACCCATGCTCATTCAAATGCCAATTTTGATGGGGTTCTACTACGCGATTCGGGGTTCTCATGAAATTGCCACCCACTCATTTTTATGGTTCAACTTAGGTGAGTCGGATATTTGGATTACTGCAATTGCTGGTATTGTATACTATCTACAATTCAAAGTGTCTATGTCTAACATAAGTGGAGATCAACAAAAACAAATGAAGTTCATGGGTCTCCTTTCTCCAATTATGATTGTCATGTTCTCACTTAATGCACCTGCTGCTTTACCGCTCTATTGGGCAGTTGGGGGGACTTTCCTTATTATTCAAACACTAATAGGAAAAAAATTATATCAAACACCTGCACCATCACTTACAGCTAACACAGAAAAAGCATAG
- the crcB gene encoding fluoride efflux transporter CrcB — translation MNYILIAVGGFIGANARYIIGLLAKKYINVSIPIGTLFINAIGSLLLGLLVGKGIRGDVYSFLGVGFMGAFTTFSTFKLELVQLWQSKEHKAFVVYLILSYGLGMVLASIGFMLA, via the coding sequence ATGAATTACATTCTAATTGCTGTAGGTGGGTTTATAGGAGCAAATGCTAGATATATAATTGGTTTACTTGCGAAAAAGTACATAAACGTTTCCATACCTATCGGCACGCTGTTTATAAATGCAATAGGTTCATTACTTTTAGGTTTGTTGGTAGGTAAAGGGATAAGAGGAGACGTATACTCCTTTTTAGGGGTTGGATTTATGGGTGCTTTTACTACATTTTCTACATTCAAACTTGAACTGGTACAGCTTTGGCAATCAAAAGAACATAAAGCATTCGTCGTATATTTGATATTGAGCTACGGTTTAGGGATGGTCCTAGCTTCAATTGGATTTATGCTCGCATAA
- the crcB gene encoding fluoride efflux transporter CrcB — protein sequence MRLLFIGLGGSIGSVLRYSIYYNMLAINGGWLPFLGTLLANLLGAFALGWFTSRLLLSKKLPEDLAAAIGTGLIGSFTTFSTLSVELSSLLQEGQYLLAICYVFISMIGGLVCAFGGFRVGQRRVVVQ from the coding sequence ATGAGGTTATTATTCATAGGGCTTGGTGGCTCCATTGGAAGTGTGTTGAGATATAGTATTTACTACAATATGCTAGCCATCAATGGCGGCTGGTTACCATTTTTAGGAACACTGCTTGCCAATTTGTTAGGAGCATTTGCACTTGGCTGGTTTACTTCAAGACTGCTGCTATCAAAGAAACTCCCTGAAGATTTAGCAGCTGCTATTGGGACGGGGTTAATTGGTTCTTTTACGACTTTCTCTACCTTAAGTGTAGAGCTTAGCTCGCTTTTACAGGAGGGACAATATCTACTAGCCATATGTTATGTATTTATTAGTATGATAGGTGGCCTGGTCTGTGCATTCGGCGGCTTCCGAGTCGGGCAGAGAAGGGTGGTTGTTCAATGA
- a CDS encoding DUF6501 family protein codes for MIHLKWSESETIKKVTCVHTKAEKYIVDNKLTTGNVYEVKNETEEFYFIIDNSGKVGGYYKDYFKEA; via the coding sequence GTGATTCATCTAAAATGGTCTGAGTCAGAAACAATAAAAAAGGTAACTTGTGTTCACACAAAAGCTGAAAAATATATCGTCGACAATAAATTAACAACAGGAAACGTGTACGAAGTAAAAAATGAAACAGAAGAATTTTACTTTATAATAGATAATAGTGGGAAAGTTGGCGGCTATTACAAAGATTATTTCAAAGAAGCTTAA
- a CDS encoding gamma-glutamylcyclotransferase: protein MDTITLFVYGTLRKHETNHGLIREATCIAEQAWVNGELFDTGNGYPTLELNNSGKVHGELYEVSKNLLPLLDALEDFEEGRESNLYDRTNVTVHTDKGTKGALVYVNVDESSKNEKITHGDWKLHRFMENPPEQVYYFAYGSCMDDERFRKAGVDHCFKNLVGAAVLKGYSMKYLFRVSDGGRADIVEDGGETEGLVYLTPYEGVDYLFVREGFYGGWYRPTFVDVDIDGETLKDVLTFHVYNKMPELSPPDHYSTEILRGAKGRLSDSYYQYLLTELDRLKKSSHS from the coding sequence ATGGATACGATCACACTTTTTGTTTATGGAACTTTACGCAAACATGAAACGAATCACGGATTAATCAGGGAAGCTACGTGCATAGCTGAACAGGCATGGGTTAATGGTGAGCTTTTTGATACAGGTAACGGTTATCCTACTCTAGAACTAAATAATTCCGGTAAGGTGCATGGTGAGTTATATGAAGTTAGTAAAAATCTTTTACCTCTCCTTGACGCATTGGAGGATTTTGAAGAGGGGAGAGAGTCTAATTTGTATGACAGAACAAATGTTACTGTTCATACGGATAAAGGCACTAAAGGTGCGCTTGTGTATGTGAATGTGGATGAATCCAGCAAGAACGAAAAAATCACACATGGAGATTGGAAATTACATAGATTCATGGAAAATCCTCCTGAACAAGTATACTACTTTGCGTATGGATCATGTATGGATGATGAGCGATTCCGAAAGGCGGGCGTGGATCACTGTTTTAAAAACCTCGTCGGTGCTGCCGTTTTAAAGGGATACTCTATGAAATACCTTTTCAGAGTAAGTGATGGAGGAAGAGCAGATATTGTGGAAGATGGTGGTGAAACCGAGGGATTAGTTTACTTAACTCCATATGAAGGGGTTGATTATTTATTTGTGAGAGAGGGGTTTTATGGAGGATGGTATCGCCCTACCTTTGTGGATGTGGACATCGATGGGGAAACGTTAAAGGATGTTTTGACATTCCATGTTTATAACAAAATGCCCGAATTGTCACCACCAGACCATTATTCTACTGAAATTCTTAGAGGGGCAAAAGGAAGATTGAGTGATAGTTATTATCAATATTTACTAACGGAACTTGATCGTCTAAAAAAGTCGAGCCATAGTTAA
- the sda gene encoding sporulation histidine kinase inhibitor Sda yields the protein MKIMSNEMLVVSYRNALKSGENKEWAKFLKKEIEKRNLKPTIKS from the coding sequence ATGAAGATTATGAGTAATGAAATGTTAGTTGTCTCGTATCGGAATGCATTGAAGTCAGGTGAAAATAAAGAATGGGCGAAGTTTTTGAAGAAGGAAATTGAGAAAAGAAACTTAAAACCGACAATTAAATCGTAG